The Jatrophihabitans sp. genome contains the following window.
TTCCGGCAGCACGTTCTTACCGCTGAACAGCCCGCCCAGCACCACCGGTTGGCGGGGGTCGCCGCCCTCGAAGGCCACCAGCACCTCGTCGTTGACCTCGGGCTGAAAGACCAGGCCCCGCTTGTTGCCCGCGCCCAGGGTGACGATCCGAGCCCACGGGCCCTCGATCTCGGAACTGACCGCCGGGTACTTCAGCTTGACCCGGCCGGCCTTGTCGGGGTCATCGACATTGGTCACCACTCCGACCACCAAGCCCGGGACGTTGAAGCTGCCGGTCCCGCGTCGCCCGCTGAGGGTGTCTGCCAGACCGGTCCGGCTGCGGTCACCGGCGATGAACTGAGTGCGAAATCCCCTGCGGTCATAACGGTGATCGACCTCGGTCAGGTGGTAAACGCCCGAGGTGGGACCGGCATTGGTGATGGTGATCGCGACGCCCGGCTTCAGCTTGTCACTGACCACCGAGGTGCCACGCGCCTCCACCGAGCCGGCCGCCCACTGAGACCGGTAGGCGCCACCGGCCGCGGCCGCCTCGGTCTGGCTCATCGGCGTCAGGCTGCCGGTCACCACCGCCGCCTCGCCGAGGGGGCTGCTGCTGCTCAGAAAGGGTTGCACGAAGTCCGAGGAAGGCAGCACCGCAGACCCTGCCGCGCCGCCCTGCCCCACGATGGAGCTCTGGGTCGCGTTGTCCCAGCCGACCACCTGCGCCTTGTTGGGCAGCAGGCCCGAGGCGGAGACCGAGAACTCCTGCAGGTCCTTGCCCAGCTCCAGCGTCAGCACCGGGCCCGCGCTGCTCGGCGCCGCGAAGTGCAAGGTGGAGCCCTCGACCCACCAGTCATAGCCCGTCCGGGACGCCAGCTCGTCGAGGAAGGCCAGGTCGGAGTCGGCTTGCAGGACGTAGGGGTGCACCTCCTGGGTGGAGCTGACGTCTGCTCCCAGCCCCGCGCCGCTGGCGAGCTGGCTGACGATGTCGGAGAAGGTCATGTTCAGATACGTCTTTATCTTGCTGCCACGGGTGAGCTTGTGCGCGGCGTCATCGACGACCA
Protein-coding sequences here:
- a CDS encoding VgrG-related protein — its product is MTGFEGLSPTVKVAGSPLSDTVLQHLVSVRVQRSLRLPGRATLRFADVGYSVSSSGFFSIGKKVDVGVYRGGALMSGTITGMSLQQQEGDHPDLVVVVDDAAHKLTRGSKIKTYLNMTFSDIVSQLASGAGLGADVSSTQEVHPYVLQADSDLAFLDELASRTGYDWWVEGSTLHFAAPSSAGPVLTLELGKDLQEFSVSASGLLPNKAQVVGWDNATQSSIVGQGGAAGSAVLPSSDFVQPFLSSSSPLGEAAVVTGSLTPMSQTEAAAAGGAYRSQWAAGSVEARGTSVVSDKLKPGVAITITNAGPTSGVYHLTEVDHRYDRRGFRTQFIAGDRSRTGLADTLSGRRGTGSFNVPGLVVGVVTNVDDPDKAGRVKLKYPAVSSEIEGPWARIVTLGAGNKRGLVFQPEVNDEVLVAFEGGDPRQPVVLGGLFSGKNVLPEWGVKAGQVQSRRITSRLGHVIELADGSDPATQHLLLQLSTATHKIRLGADKLDIEVAGGKPISIKAGSASFEIDASQNVTIKGNKVTIEAQTELALTGNSKVAVTSQGQLAAQGSMVAIKGQASTTVEGSAALTLKGGMVAIN